TAAAAACGTGCGGATGATCCACGGTCCGGGTTGCCCGGTTTGCGTACTGCCGGCGGGGCGCATCGACATGGCGATCCGACTGGCCGAACGGCCCGAAATCATCTTCTGCGTCTATGGCGATCTGATGCGCGTGCCGGGCTCGCAAGGCGCCTCGTTGCTGAAGGCAAAGGCGAAAGGCGCCGACATCCGCATGGTCTATTCCACCATCGATGCGCTCAGGATCGCCGAGGAGAATCCGCAGCGCCAGATCGTATTCTTCGCCATCGGCTTCGAAACGACGACGCCGCCCACTGCGGTCATGATCCGTTTGGCCGAAAAGAAGCAGCTCGCCAATTTCAGCGTCTTCTGCAACCACGTGCTGACGCCGCCGGCGATGCAGAACATCTTGGAGAGCCCGGATATTCGCAACATCGGCCGGGTCGAGATCGACGGCTTTGTCGGACCTGCGCATGTCTCGACTATTATCGGGACGGCTCCTTACGAGTTCTTCGCGGAAGAATTCGGCAAGCCGGTCGTGATCTCGGGCTTCGAGCCTCTCGACATGATGCAGGCGATCCTGATGCTGGTGCGGCAGGTCAATGAGAACCGGCACGAGGTCGAGAACCAGTACAGCCGCGCTGTAAAGCGTGACGGCAATCTGCGCGCCAAGGAGGAGGTCTCCGACATTTTCGAGCTGCGCGACCAGTTCGAATGGCGCGGGCTCGGGCAGGTACCCTATAGCGGCCTGAAGCTGAAGCGCGCTTTCGCGAAATACGATGCCGAAGCGCGCTTCGACATGAAGGAGCTCCGCGTTGCCGACAATCCGGCCTGTGAATGCGGCGCCATCCTGCGCGGCGTGAAGAAACCGGTCGATTGCAAGCTGTTCGGCACGGTCTGCACGCCGGAAACGCCGATAGGGTCTTGCATGGTCTCGTCCGAGGGCGCCTGCGCTGCGCACTGGACCTATGGCCGCTTCCGCGACCATCAGCAGAGGCGGGCATCATGAAGGCCCATCAACGCAAGCTCGACATCAAGAACGGCTGCGTAGACCTGTCCCACGGCTCTGGCGGCCGCGCGATGGCACAGCTGATCTCGGGTCTTTTCCACTCGGCCTTCGGCAACGAATGGCTGGCGCGCGGCAATGACCAGTCGGCCTTCGATGTCGCAGCCGGACGCATGGTCATGACGACCGACGGTTACGTGGTCTCGCCGCTATTCTTCCCGGGCGGCAATATCGGCTCGCTCGCCGTGCACGGCACGGTCAACGACATCGCCATGGCCGGCGCGCGGCCGCTCTACCTCTCGGCGAGCTTCATCATCGAGGAGGGCTTTCGCTTCTCCGACCTGAAGATGATCGCGGAATCTATGGGCGAGGCGGCGCGCGCGGCCGGCGTCCATATCATCACGGGCGATACCAAGGTGGTCGAGCGCGGCAAGGCCGACGGCCTCTTCATCTCGACCGCCGGCGTCGGCGTCGTACCCGATGGCCTCGATCTATCCGCCGAGAAGGCTCGCGTCGGCGATCGCGTCCTGATCTCCGGCACGCTCGGGGACCACGGCGTCGCTATCATGTCGAAGCGGCAGAACCTCGCCTTCGAGACCGAGATCGTCTCGGACTCAGCCTCGCTGCATGATCTCGTGGCAAAGATGGTCACCGCAGGCGGAGAGGGCATCCGCCTGATGCGCGATCCGACCCGCGGCGGGCTAGCCGCCGCGCTCAACGAGATCGCCCAGCAGTCTGGCCTCGGCTTCCGTGTGCAGGAGGAGGCGATCCCAGTGAAGCCGGGCGTGGCCGCGGCCTGCGAACTGCTGGGCCTCGACCCGCTCTATGTGGCCAACGAAGGCAAGCTGGTTGCAATTGTGGCCCCGGAGGCGGCCGCTGCCGTGCTCGCGACGATGCGCGCGCATCCGCTCGGCTGTGATGCGGCCGACATCGGCGAGGCCGTGGCCGACGATCACCATTTCGTGCAGATGGCGACGAGCTTTGGCGGTGGCCGGATCGTCGACTGGCTGTCGGGCGAACAACTGCCGAGGATCTGCTGAGGCCGGTCATGCGCATCCTGCTTCTCACGCACTCCTTCAACAGCCTGACGCAACGGCTCCACGTCGAGCTCAGGGAGGGCGGCCACGAGGTCTCGGTCGAGCTGGATATCCACCCCGACGTTACGCGCGAAAGCGTGGCGCTGTATCAGCCAGATCTGGTGATCGCGCCGTTCCTCAAGCGCGCAATCCCCGAAGATGTCTGGCGTAGCGTGCGCTGCCTGATCGTCCATCCCGGTCCGCCCGGCGACCGCGGTCCGGCGGCGCTCGACTGGGCGATTCTGGAAGGTGTTTCCAATTGGGGCGTGACTGTGCTTCAGGCCGACGGCGGGTTCGACGCTGGTCCGATCTGGGCTTTCAGAACCTTCCCGATGCGGTGCGCGGCTAAATCCAGCATCTACCGCAACGAGGTCACGACGTGCGCGGTCGCGGCGGTGCTCGAAGCCATTGCAGCAATCGAAGCCGGACAGCCGACACCGTCGCCGATGCCTGCCGATGATCCCCGCATTCGGGTGCGCGGGCCCTGCCGGCAGGCCGACCGGATGATCGATTGGCAGCACGACACGAGCGAGACCGTCCTGCGCAAGATCCACAGTGCAGACGGAATGCCGGGCTTGGTCGACAGCTTGTTCTTCAAAGATGTCAGGCTGTTCGACGCCCACGAGGCGCGCGGCATCTCCGGTGTGCCCGGAACCATTGTGGCGCATTGCGATGGAGCCTTGGCCCGGGCCACGGTCGATGGTGCCGTCTGGATCGGCCATGTGCGGCAGCTTGTACCGAAAAGCCTGAAACGATCCGCAGCAAAGGTCTTTGCGGAGCAGGCGATGCGCCTGCCGTACCGACCCGATTGCGGCTATGCGCCCATACGATATCGCGAGCAGGGCGAGGTCGGCGAGTTGCAGTTTTCCTTTTACAATGGCGCCATGGCGACCTCTGACTGCGAAGCGTTGTTGAACGCCTACCGAGCTGCGCTGGCCCGCCCAACCAAGGTGCTTCTCCTGACCGGTGGACGTGATTACTGGTCCAACGGCATTCACCTCGCCGAGATCGAGGCGGCTGACAGCGCTGCGGACGAGTCTTGGCGCAACATCAATGCGATCGACGATCTTGCGCACACTGTCATCGAGACCACCGATCGGCTCGTCGTTTCCGTCATTCGCGGCAACGCCGGGGCGGGAGGGGTATTTTTAAGTCTCGCTGCCGACGAGGTCTGGGCGAGCGATCAGGTCGTCCTGAATCCACATTATAAGGACATAGGCAATCTCTTCGGCTCGGAATACTGGACTTATCTGCTGCCGCGCCGCGCGGGTGCAGCGAACGCCACCCGGATCACGCAATGCCGCCTGCCGATGGGCGTGGCAGAGGCGGGGCGCCTTGGCATCATCGATCGTGCTCTGTCGGGCGGGGAGCTGGCGGAGGGCCGCCTCATGAGCCTTGCCGCGAGCATGGCGGCGGATGAACGCTTTGCGACGCGTCTTGCTGACAAGCAGCGACGTCGCGCAGCGGACGAAGCCCACAAGCCCTTGCAGGCCTATCGCGACGAGGAGCTGCGGCGGATGCGGCTTAATTTCTACGGATTCGATCCGAGTTACCACGTCGCCCGCTACAACTTCATTCACAAGGTGCCGAAGTCGCGCACGCCACTCACAATCGCACCCCATAGGTCGCCTCGCGCGCTCGACAAATCTACCCGCATGGCGGTGCGCATATGAGCTTCCAGGGTACTATTTTGGTAGTCGACGACGAGGTCAGGTCACAGGAGGCGCTACGCCGCGTCCTCAACGAGGATTTTGAGGTACTCTGCGCCGGCAGCGCAGCAGACGCTGAAAAGCTGCTCGAAGGGGAGATCGTCCACGCCATCATCTGCGATCAGCGCATGCCGCACGAATCCGGCGTCAGTTTCCTCAAGCGGGTGCGCGAGCTCTGGCCCGATCCGGTTCGCATGATCATCTCCGGCTATTCGGAATCGGACGACATCATCGCAGGGCTCAATGAGGCGGGCATCTATCAATACATCACGAAGCCCTGGCAGCCGGACCGGCTGATCGACATTGTCAAGGAGGCGGTCCAGCTCTATCGGCTTCAGAAGGAGACAGAGACCGCAGGGGTCGACGTCAAAGCAACGCCCGAGCACATCAAGAGGGTCGTTTCGGTCAAGCGCGGCGCAGCTAAGCATCTCTATGACTTCAACCGAATTGTGCACGCCCCGGACAGCCCGATGCATGCGGTCATTGAACTCGGCCGGCGGGCGGCCGAATACGACATCTCCGTGCTGATCACGGGCGAATCCGGAACCGGCAAAGAGCTGCTGGCACGCGCGATCCACTACGGCTCAGCCCGAGCCGGTAAGGCTTTCGTCGTTGAGAACTGTGGGGCGCTGCCTGACGAGCTCCTCGAAAGCGAGTTGTTCGGGTGTAAGAAGGGCGCTTTCACAGGCGCCTACCAGGATCGCATCGGTCTGTTCGAAGTTGCCGATGGCGGTACCATCTTCCTTGATGAAATCGGAGAGACCTCGCCGGCGTTTCAGGTGAAGCTGCTCCGCGTGCTGCAGGAGAGCGAGATCCGTCCGCTGGGCGCGCAACGTGTAAGGAAAGTCGACGTCCGTGTGGTGGCAGCCACCAATCGGGATCTTGAGGCCGAGGTGGAGGCGGGCCGCTTCCGCCGTGATCTCTATTACCGGCTGGCGGCGTTCCCGGTTCACATGCCGGCGCTTTGGGAGCGGCCGATGGATATACCCTTGATCGCAGAAGGAGTACTGTCTCAAGTCAAGACTTCCTTCAACCGGCCAGGTCTGCGCTTTGCCTCCGCTGCTCTTGAGGGCTTCGTCAAATACCTTTGGCCAGGGAACGTGCGCGAACTGCAGAACGAGATCCAGCGTATGGCCGTGCTGGCTGACTCGGACGAATTGCAGGCTCCCACGCTGCTCGGCCGGCGCAACGGCAGGCGGACCGCCACGGGGGTCATACAGAACCTGAACGGCGCAGCGAGCCTGAAGGACAGGGTGGAGGATCTGGAGAAGTCGGTTATCATCAACTCCCTGGAGAAGTATGAGGGCAATATCAGCCGGGTTGCCAGCGAGCTCGGCCTGTCCCGGGTAGGCCTGCGGAACAAGCTGTCCAGGTATGATTTGAGAAAAAATGGCAAAGGCGACGCATTCTCCTGACGGATCCGACTCGCTGCTCAAGTTGATCAGCGATCGCGGTGCTATCGAGTTCGACCACGAGCGTGAGGGCGCTTGGATCGAAGTCATCCGCAAGATGGATGAGGTTTATTCCGACCTATTGCGTTATGAGGTCGATCTGGAACACAAGAATGCCGAGCTCGAGGAAGCTCAAGCATTTGTCACCAACGTCATCGAATCTGTCTCTGATATCCTCATCGTTTGCGACGCGAAAGGCCAGATCCAGCAAGTCAATTCCGCTTTACAGCGCACGCTTGACCGCGCCAATGACGAAATCGTCGGCTGGAGGATGGCAGACATCATTGACGCTGCCGATGGCGCCAAGCTCATGTCGCTCCTCAAGCCTCGGAGCCCGTCCGAGGTTGTGGATGGCGAACTCCGTTTCTTGACCGAAGGCGGCAGCTCAGACCTGTTCGCAATCAACAGCTCGCCCCGACACGACCATCGGGGCCGCTTCATTGGCGTGGTTCTGACTGGAAGGCCTATCGGCGAGCTTCGCCGAGCCTATGAAGCATTGCACACGGCTCATCAGGAGCTACAGCGAGTGCAGCGTCAATTGGTAGAACAGGAGAAAATGGCAAGTCTCGGCCGACTGGTGGCCGGTGTCGCTCACGAACTTAATAATCCCATCAGCTTCGTCTATGGAAACGTGCACACCTTGATGCGCTATCGCACGGCGCTGACATCCTACCTTGATGCCGTCCACGGCACATCGATAAGCTCCGAAGCTGCAGCCTTGAAGAAAAGCCTCCGCATTGACGCCATTCTAGAGGATCTCGGCCCGCTCCTGGACGGGACAATGGAAGGCGCCGTGCGCATTAGCGAAATTGTAAAAAACTTACGCCGGCTTTCCCTCAGCAAGCTCGGGGAGTTTGATCGCGTCAACATCGAGCCTCTGATCAACACCGCCGTGCTCTGGGCAGTCCGCACGAAGCAGGTTCGCCTCGACATTC
The window above is part of the Bradyrhizobium guangdongense genome. Proteins encoded here:
- the hypD gene encoding hydrogenase formation protein HypD, with the protein product MKYADEFRDKEIALGLANAIQSEADPQRPYRFMEFCGGHTHAISRYGLEDMLPKNVRMIHGPGCPVCVLPAGRIDMAIRLAERPEIIFCVYGDLMRVPGSQGASLLKAKAKGADIRMVYSTIDALRIAEENPQRQIVFFAIGFETTTPPTAVMIRLAEKKQLANFSVFCNHVLTPPAMQNILESPDIRNIGRVEIDGFVGPAHVSTIIGTAPYEFFAEEFGKPVVISGFEPLDMMQAILMLVRQVNENRHEVENQYSRAVKRDGNLRAKEEVSDIFELRDQFEWRGLGQVPYSGLKLKRAFAKYDAEARFDMKELRVADNPACECGAILRGVKKPVDCKLFGTVCTPETPIGSCMVSSEGACAAHWTYGRFRDHQQRRAS
- the hypE gene encoding hydrogenase expression/formation protein HypE; translated protein: MKAHQRKLDIKNGCVDLSHGSGGRAMAQLISGLFHSAFGNEWLARGNDQSAFDVAAGRMVMTTDGYVVSPLFFPGGNIGSLAVHGTVNDIAMAGARPLYLSASFIIEEGFRFSDLKMIAESMGEAARAAGVHIITGDTKVVERGKADGLFISTAGVGVVPDGLDLSAEKARVGDRVLISGTLGDHGVAIMSKRQNLAFETEIVSDSASLHDLVAKMVTAGGEGIRLMRDPTRGGLAAALNEIAQQSGLGFRVQEEAIPVKPGVAAACELLGLDPLYVANEGKLVAIVAPEAAAAVLATMRAHPLGCDAADIGEAVADDHHFVQMATSFGGGRIVDWLSGEQLPRIC
- a CDS encoding hydrogenase maturation protein, yielding MRILLLTHSFNSLTQRLHVELREGGHEVSVELDIHPDVTRESVALYQPDLVIAPFLKRAIPEDVWRSVRCLIVHPGPPGDRGPAALDWAILEGVSNWGVTVLQADGGFDAGPIWAFRTFPMRCAAKSSIYRNEVTTCAVAAVLEAIAAIEAGQPTPSPMPADDPRIRVRGPCRQADRMIDWQHDTSETVLRKIHSADGMPGLVDSLFFKDVRLFDAHEARGISGVPGTIVAHCDGALARATVDGAVWIGHVRQLVPKSLKRSAAKVFAEQAMRLPYRPDCGYAPIRYREQGEVGELQFSFYNGAMATSDCEALLNAYRAALARPTKVLLLTGGRDYWSNGIHLAEIEAADSAADESWRNINAIDDLAHTVIETTDRLVVSVIRGNAGAGGVFLSLAADEVWASDQVVLNPHYKDIGNLFGSEYWTYLLPRRAGAANATRITQCRLPMGVAEAGRLGIIDRALSGGELAEGRLMSLAASMAADERFATRLADKQRRRAADEAHKPLQAYRDEELRRMRLNFYGFDPSYHVARYNFIHKVPKSRTPLTIAPHRSPRALDKSTRMAVRI
- a CDS encoding sigma-54-dependent transcriptional regulator gives rise to the protein MSFQGTILVVDDEVRSQEALRRVLNEDFEVLCAGSAADAEKLLEGEIVHAIICDQRMPHESGVSFLKRVRELWPDPVRMIISGYSESDDIIAGLNEAGIYQYITKPWQPDRLIDIVKEAVQLYRLQKETETAGVDVKATPEHIKRVVSVKRGAAKHLYDFNRIVHAPDSPMHAVIELGRRAAEYDISVLITGESGTGKELLARAIHYGSARAGKAFVVENCGALPDELLESELFGCKKGAFTGAYQDRIGLFEVADGGTIFLDEIGETSPAFQVKLLRVLQESEIRPLGAQRVRKVDVRVVAATNRDLEAEVEAGRFRRDLYYRLAAFPVHMPALWERPMDIPLIAEGVLSQVKTSFNRPGLRFASAALEGFVKYLWPGNVRELQNEIQRMAVLADSDELQAPTLLGRRNGRRTATGVIQNLNGAASLKDRVEDLEKSVIINSLEKYEGNISRVASELGLSRVGLRNKLSRYDLRKNGKGDAFS
- a CDS encoding sensor histidine kinase; the encoded protein is MAKATHSPDGSDSLLKLISDRGAIEFDHEREGAWIEVIRKMDEVYSDLLRYEVDLEHKNAELEEAQAFVTNVIESVSDILIVCDAKGQIQQVNSALQRTLDRANDEIVGWRMADIIDAADGAKLMSLLKPRSPSEVVDGELRFLTEGGSSDLFAINSSPRHDHRGRFIGVVLTGRPIGELRRAYEALHTAHQELQRVQRQLVEQEKMASLGRLVAGVAHELNNPISFVYGNVHTLMRYRTALTSYLDAVHGTSISSEAAALKKSLRIDAILEDLGPLLDGTMEGAVRISEIVKNLRRLSLSKLGEFDRVNIEPLINTAVLWAVRTKQVRLDIHMDIEADLWTCGNEGQLHQVIVNLVENAIDATRGTQEPRLKISARRNQNEILIRLSDNGPGIEQHNIGRIFEPFFTTKRVGEGTGLGLWISYGIVREHGAELTVVNAPEGGAIFSFALPAA